One segment of Rubripirellula amarantea DNA contains the following:
- a CDS encoding metallophosphoesterase family protein — translation MTERLIAIGDIHGCRNALKTLLEAVDPGPQDIVVTLGDYVDRGPDSAGVIDELIALGKRTRLVSLMGNHEEMMLEVVRHGEPHHNWLRYGGVETLESYNFDGGLDFLSPEHDRFFDSLGDYFVTDDYFFTHAAYDPGLPLEEQSTEMLRWYSLTEGVPPQHISGKTAVVGHTANRHGEILDVGHLLCIDTYCYGGGWLTAVDLKTRKYWQASDDGVLRS, via the coding sequence AGACATCCACGGATGCCGAAATGCCTTGAAGACGCTCCTAGAGGCGGTGGATCCCGGTCCTCAGGACATCGTGGTGACGTTGGGAGATTACGTCGATCGTGGGCCTGATTCAGCCGGCGTGATCGACGAACTGATCGCGTTGGGCAAACGCACGCGGTTAGTCAGCCTGATGGGAAACCACGAGGAAATGATGTTGGAAGTGGTCCGGCATGGCGAGCCGCACCACAATTGGTTGCGTTACGGCGGGGTCGAAACGCTGGAAAGCTACAACTTTGACGGTGGCCTCGATTTCCTATCTCCCGAGCACGATCGGTTTTTCGATTCGCTGGGTGACTATTTTGTGACCGACGATTATTTCTTCACTCACGCAGCTTACGATCCGGGCTTGCCTTTAGAAGAACAGAGCACCGAAATGCTGCGGTGGTATTCGCTGACCGAAGGCGTGCCTCCCCAACACATCAGCGGTAAGACAGCCGTCGTGGGTCACACGGCCAACCGCCACGGCGAGATACTCGATGTCGGACACCTGCTTTGCATCGATACCTATTGTTACGGCGGCGGATGGCTGACCGCTGTCGATCTAAAGACGCGAAAGTATTGGCAGGCATCCGACGACGGAGTCCTGCGTTCGTAG